GCCGCACTGGAAGAACCTCAGTGCTGCCTTATCTGTTGCTATGCAAGGCCCAAGTGGGTTCGCACACTGGGCATCTGGCCCACGCGCTGGGGCAGGTGGAAGAGGCGGAGGAGATCGCGCGCGGGTTCGGCAGCGAAGAGTTGCTCGTCCTGACCCTCGGCATCAAGACGCAGGTACTTACGGTCGTCTGCCCGGCCGGGGACCCGCGGCCGATGGCTGCGGCCGACGAAGCCGTGGCCCGCGCCGGCCTGCGCGGGAACTGGCTGGCCACCAATGCCTGGGGGATGATGGGGCTGGCCGCGCTGCTCGCCGGAGACCCCCGTCGCGCGCGCGAGGCAGTGCTGCGGGCAGGTGGACCGGATCTGGCCGGAGTGCAGGTCTCCAAGCGCCCCATGTTCCTGGAGGTCCTGGTCGACGCCTGCCTCACGCTCGGCAAGCGTGAAGAGGCGCTGGCCTGGGCCGAACGCGCCCGGACGGATGCGGAGGCACTGGACCTGCCCGGGCAGCGGGCCGCCGCGCTGCGCTGCGCGGCCTCGGCACGGTGGATGGCGGGCGACCAAGGTGCGGCAGAGCTCTACCTCGAGGCCGCCGCAGAGAGCGAGCGCTCCGGCCTCGGCTTCTGGGCGGCCTACTCACTGCTGCTCGCCGCCAGGGCCATGGCGGGACGTCCCGCCCTCGCCCCGAAGGCCGAGGCAGCCTGGCACCGCGGCTCGGAACTTGCCGAGGCAAGCGGCGCTGGGGCGCTGGTGAGCTTGGCGGAGGCAGTGCGGGCCGAATTGGCGAGCGGGGCTGTGCGGCACGTTCCCCGGCTCGAGGCGCTCGCCGCACTGACCCCGCGGGAACGCGAAGTGGCCAACCTGGTCAGCCAAGGGCTGACCAGCGTTCAGATCGCCGACAGGCTGTTCCTGAGCCGCCGGACCATAGAGTCCCACCTAAGCCGCGTTTACCGAAAGACCGGGGTAACCACCCGGATCGCACTCGCTGTCCTGGTGGCCGGCCATGGCTGAATCCCCCTGCAGATTTCCGGCTCGTCGAGACGGACCATCGTCACATAGGGCGATGCTTCATGACGTTGGACGACCACCGAAAACTCCGAGTTCAGATTCTCGAGAGTGCAGACCCTTGAGGCGCGGTGTCGCAGGAAGCCGCGCAGGAGCGATGACTCCACACATTCCTCCGATCAGGCGCTGGAGCTGGCGACGCGCTACGGCCACACGCAGCGGATCGGCTATCTGCGGTGTCTGCTGGCCGGCATCGCGGCCGTGTCGGGCGACGAGGACCGCTGCCGGGCGCTGGCCGAGCCGGCGATCGCCGAGGCGCAGCGGCTACAAGTGAAGCGCACGGTGCTCTGCGGGCGGCTGGCTTTGGCACGGCTGGAGATGAGCCTGGGCCGCTACGAGGCGGCCTTGGACCTCCTGGAATCGGCGGCGCAAGGGGGCTTCGTCCCCATGCAGGCCGATCTGGACCTGGTGGAGGCGGCCGTCCGGATCGGGCAGCCGGAGCGCGCTGTCGCGTCGCTGGCCCGGATGCGGAGGTGGAACGAGGCGTCAGGGCGGCCGTGGGTCCGCGCCGTGGCGCTGCGCTGCGAAGCACTGATGGCCGGCGACGAAGCCGAACCGTACTTCCGAGAGGCGCTGTGCCTGCACGGCGTGGCCGAGCGTCCCTTCGACCGAGCGCGGACCGACCTGCTGTACGGCCGATGGCTCCGGCGGGCTCAGCGCAAGGCCGAGGCTCGGCCCCGGCTGCGGGCCGCCGCGCAGGCCTTCGACCAGCTCGGTGCGGCGCCATGGGCCGAACGGGCCCGCGCGGAGCTGCGGGCCACCGGCGAGACCGCCGGCTCGGCGGCGGGCGGCGCCGGCCTCAAGCGACTGACGGCCCAGGAGCTCCAGGTGGTCCGGCTCGCGGCGACGGGGCTGTCGAACCGGGAGATCGGCGCCCAGCTCTATCTCAGCCCTCGTACGGTCGGGTACCACCTGTACAAGATCTTTCCGAAACTGGGGATCGCCTCGCGGGGAGAGTTGACGAAACTGGAGCTGTGAGCGGCGGTGTCAGAGCCCGAACTCCGCCAGCTCCGCGCGCGACCGGATGCCGAGCTTGGGGAAGATCTTGTACAGGTGGTACCCGACCGTCCGTGGGCTCAGGAACAGCTGGGCGCCGATCTCCCGGTTGGAGGCGCCGCCGGCGGCGAGCCGGGCGACTTGCAGCTCCTGCGGCGTGAGGGCGGCCACCGGGTTGCGGCGGCCCGCACCGCGGACCGGCCGTGCCCCGGCCGCCCGCAGTTCGTCCGCCGCGCGCTCGGCCCACAACCGCGCTCCGAGGGCGTCGAAGCCCTCGACGGCGGCCTGCAGCCGGTCGCGGGCCTCGGCGCGGCGGCGGTCCGCGCGCAGCCACTGGCCGTACGCCAACTCGGTGCGCGCCCGGCCGTACGGGTCGTCGGCGCCGTCGTGCAGGTCCAAGGCCGCCACGAAGTGCGGCTCGGCGTCCCGGCCGGCGCTCAGCTGTGCCCGGCCGCGCGCCGCCTCGGCGCGCGCCCAGCGCTGGCCGACGGCGTCGGCCCACGCCGAGTACCGGTCCAGGACGGCTTCGGCCTCGGCGAGGTCGCCGGTCCGCACCATCGCCTCCCACTGGTCCGGGGCCGAGGACACCAGCCAGGTCAAGCCGTGTCTGGCCGGCCCGGCCTTCGTCTCGGCGTAGAGATCCGCGGCTTCCTCAAAACGTCCGCGGGCCAGCGCCACGGTCGTCCTGGCGTGGTAGACGAAGCCCAGGATCGGCGACCGGTTGCCGTCCAGCGACTGGGCGAGGGCTTGGCTGCTCCAGAGCTGACAGGCCTGCTCGTCTCCGGTGAAAGCGGCGATCCAGGCCAAGACCGAGGCGACATAGCCGATGCGGAAGGTCTCGTCCGTCGCCTGCGCCATGCGCAGCGCCTCCTGCGCGGACGCCTCCGCGTCCTGGGCGTTCCCAGGTGCATCGAGGCCATCGCCGACAGGAGCAGCGGCTGGACGAGCAGGCCGGCCATTCCTTTCCGGCGGAAGTCTGATTCCACAGCCCGGGCCGATCGCAGGGCGGCCTCGCGGTCGCCGGTCATCAGGAACAGGCCCGAGATGCTCCCGCGTACCGCCGGCACCACGGATCCCGCTCCGGCCTCCAGGGCATCGACGGTGCCGGCCAGAGGTCCCGCGCGCCACGGCTCGGCGCGCAACGCCATCAAGCCCCGGCAGAAATCGAGCAGTGGACCGGAGCCGTCGGGCAGGCCGGCGGACAGCACCCGCACACGCTCGGCCAGCACGTCCTGTTCCGGCCGCGCGCCGGAGTACCAGGCCGCCAGAGTCCCGGAGCCGAGCAACGCCAGACCGGTCTGGAGGTCCTCGGGCAGGGACTGTTCGGCACCGTCGAGATAGATGCGCGCCGCGTCGTGCGGCACCCCGGTCTCGAATTCGACGCCGCCGTGAACCGCCGCCGCCCGGGCCAGGACCATCGGGTCGTCGGTCAGCCGCGCGACCCGGACCGCCAGATCACGGGCGCGCGGCAGATGCCCGGCGTCCAGCGCCGCCGTCGCGGCCTCGGCCAGCCGGCGGGCCTTCGACGCGGATCCGGCCGACAGGTCGGCCGCCCGCTCGAAGGCCGCGGACTTGATAGCCGGCGCGGCCCGTTCGCCGGCTCGCCGCGCCGTGTCCTCCATCGCGGTCGCGATGGCATCGTCGGGACCGACGGCGGTCGCGGCCAGATGCCACACCGCGGCGTCCGCGTCCAGAGTCGCGGCGAGTGCCTGGTGCACTTCCATCCGGTGTTTGACATCAGCCAGGGCCAGCACCGCCGAGCGCACCAGCGGATGCCGGAACCGGACGGTGCCGTCAGGCGTGAGGCGCAGCAGACCGGCCTGCTCGGCCGGGGCGAAATCGATCATCCGCAGGCCGAGCGCGGCCACAGCCGGGGCGATGGCACCGTAGTCCTCGGAGTCGGCGAGCGCGGCGACGAGCAGGCACCGCTGTGCGGCGGTGTCCAGGGCCCGGATCCGCTCCTGGAACGCGGCCTGGACCCGACTGACCGGTGTCGGCGCCGTGAGAGAGAACGGCAGCGGGAGGAACGCTCCGAGGCCGGAGTCGTCGTCGACCTGCCGGGACAGCTCGATCAGTGCCAGGGGGTTGCCGTCCGATTCCTCGACGACCCGGTCGCGGACCGCCAGGGCGAGGCCGTGCCGGTTCCGTGCCACCAGCTGTTCAGCGGCCTCCCGGTCCAGGCCGGTCAGCGGCAGTTCGGCCAGCCCCGCGCCGTGGGCGAAGGCGTGCTCGCCGTCGCGGGCGGCGAAGAGCACCGCGATCTGCTCTGTCTGCAGGCGCCGGACCGCGAACAGCAGGGCATCCGCGGAGGCCTGGTCCAGCCATTGAGCGTCGTCCGCCAGGCACAGCAACGGTCGCCGCGGGGACAGCTCCGGCAGCAGGCTCAGACAGGCCAGGCCCACGAGGAAGCGGTCCGCCGAATGGCCGGTGCCACCGGTCCGGCCCTGCCCGAACGCGTTCCGCAGCGCGTCGGCCTGAAGGATCGGGAGGAGGTCGAGCGCGCCGAGTGC
The Catenulispora sp. GP43 genome window above contains:
- a CDS encoding LuxR C-terminal-related transcriptional regulator is translated as MQTLEARCRRKPRRSDDSTHSSDQALELATRYGHTQRIGYLRCLLAGIAAVSGDEDRCRALAEPAIAEAQRLQVKRTVLCGRLALARLEMSLGRYEAALDLLESAAQGGFVPMQADLDLVEAAVRIGQPERAVASLARMRRWNEASGRPWVRAVALRCEALMAGDEAEPYFREALCLHGVAERPFDRARTDLLYGRWLRRAQRKAEARPRLRAAAQAFDQLGAAPWAERARAELRATGETAGSAAGGAGLKRLTAQELQVVRLAATGLSNREIGAQLYLSPRTVGYHLYKIFPKLGIASRGELTKLEL
- a CDS encoding LuxR C-terminal-related transcriptional regulator is translated as MTWLVSSAPDQWEAMVRTGDLAEAEAVLDRYSAWADAVGQRWARAEAARGRAQLSAGRDAEPHFVAALDLHDGADDPYGRARTELAYGQWLRADRRRAEARDRLQAAVEGFDALGARLWAERAADELRAAGARPVRGAGRRNPVAALTPQELQVARLAAGGASNREIGAQLFLSPRTVGYHLYKIFPKLGIRSRAELAEFGL
- a CDS encoding AAA family ATPase — translated: MLLGRGDEQAVIDALLDEARAGRARSLVVRGEAGIGKSALLGYAAERAGGDFHVMHVTGVESEAELPYASLHLILGPALGALDLLPILQADALRNAFGQGRTGGTGHSADRFLVGLACLSLLPELSPRRPLLCLADDAQWLDQASADALLFAVRRLQTEQIAVLFAARDGEHAFAHGAGLAELPLTGLDREAAEQLVARNRHGLALAVRDRVVEESDGNPLALIELSRQVDDDSGLGAFLPLPFSLTAPTPVSRVQAAFQERIRALDTAAQRCLLVAALADSEDYGAIAPAVAALGLRMIDFAPAEQAGLLRLTPDGTVRFRHPLVRSAVLALADVKHRMEVHQALAATLDADAAVWHLAATAVGPDDAIATAMEDTARRAGERAAPAIKSAAFERAADLSAGSASKARRLAEAATAALDAGHLPRARDLAVRVARLTDDPMVLARAAAVHGGVEFETGVPHDAARIYLDGAEQSLPEDLQTGLALLGSGTLAAWYSGARPEQDVLAERVRVLSAGLPDGSGPLLDFCRGLMALRAEPWRAGPLAGTVDALEAGAGSVVPAVRGSISGLFLMTGDREAALRSARAVESDFRRKGMAGLLVQPLLLSAMASMHLGTPRTRRRPRRRRCAWRRRRTRPSASAMSPRSWPGSPLSPETSRPVSSGAAKPSPSRWTATGRRSWASSTTPGRPWRWPADVLRKPRISTPRRRPGRPDTA